One window of Kosakonia cowanii JCM 10956 = DSM 18146 genomic DNA carries:
- a CDS encoding M48 family metallopeptidase yields MDRKTLLYCFGVPLLLLVYACWQNIRIDDGYVYQVTRYGTVGHSAAADLLRHFLSKAGIFLSLMALLASASAVALCFYSVRRARISADHLIVAFNLCRKLLPFIMVTVMSCIGFALIAVFLYEICWLYTLGPASALNIKLVLFILLVIGSLLIMVLKSLFLLKKCFTLFEPQDMEVHGTAVRENDAPELWRWVRELAQRGQAIVPDNIVVGLFEGFYVTASPVQIEKGERLTGNTLYFPLSYAAFMNKEEVAAVIGHELGHFSGNDTLYTLHFAGLYAGMENSLNYFYRDVGGSGWLERLALNPTIHLGMWFFRQFHETVSGWSRVRELAADAAGARTSSSMALAASLLRFSALNERFQGPMEQFFQRKLATDDLVHSLFTELRSGDRFDLSASLEEALAHPTDSHPPTRARIEQLNVALDDALMAQASRPVEEADYLWMRSLFRDASALSKALTSGMASEVDAHYEAYQSELKDLASRATDTLVVSLRKKNLWIFVGLTVLCAAAAVMVFTLSIQWNSSANSPMDMITFGLVAGSLLFALASWTMYTRVRQPLFTLTAQGIESYQLSAPFMLDAIENIGIRSINDWVFIDLFWREGYQPPKLLVSRLVRNFIFEPKNRKVVLSLPGGLLKGEQREKLSIEEFYVALNEYAESAWARRELSKHSA; encoded by the coding sequence ATGGACAGAAAAACTCTGCTCTACTGCTTCGGCGTGCCCCTCTTATTGCTTGTTTATGCCTGCTGGCAAAACATTCGCATCGATGATGGCTATGTCTACCAGGTCACGCGATATGGCACCGTCGGGCACAGCGCGGCGGCCGATCTGCTGCGCCACTTTCTGTCGAAAGCCGGTATCTTTCTGTCACTGATGGCGCTGCTTGCCAGCGCCAGCGCGGTGGCGCTCTGTTTCTACAGCGTGCGCAGGGCGCGCATCTCTGCCGATCACCTGATTGTCGCCTTTAACCTCTGTCGCAAACTGCTGCCTTTTATCATGGTCACCGTGATGTCCTGCATCGGTTTTGCGCTGATCGCGGTCTTCTTGTATGAAATCTGCTGGCTCTACACCCTGGGGCCAGCGAGCGCGTTAAACATCAAGCTGGTGCTCTTCATCCTGCTGGTGATTGGCTCCCTGCTGATTATGGTGTTGAAGAGCCTCTTCCTGCTGAAAAAATGTTTCACCCTGTTTGAGCCGCAGGATATGGAGGTGCATGGCACCGCCGTGCGCGAAAACGATGCGCCGGAACTCTGGCGCTGGGTCAGGGAGCTTGCGCAGCGCGGGCAGGCGATCGTGCCGGATAATATTGTGGTGGGCCTGTTCGAAGGCTTCTATGTCACCGCAAGCCCGGTGCAGATCGAGAAGGGCGAACGGCTCACCGGCAACACCCTCTACTTCCCGCTCAGCTATGCGGCGTTTATGAATAAAGAGGAGGTGGCAGCGGTCATCGGTCATGAACTGGGGCACTTCTCCGGTAATGACACGCTCTATACGCTGCACTTTGCCGGGCTTTACGCCGGGATGGAGAACAGCCTCAACTACTTCTATCGTGATGTTGGCGGCAGCGGCTGGCTGGAGCGCCTGGCGTTGAACCCGACCATCCATCTTGGCATGTGGTTTTTCCGCCAGTTCCACGAAACGGTGAGTGGCTGGAGCCGCGTGCGTGAGCTTGCAGCGGATGCCGCCGGGGCGCGCACCAGTTCATCGATGGCGCTTGCCGCGTCGCTGCTGCGTTTCTCCGCCCTCAATGAGCGTTTTCAGGGGCCGATGGAGCAGTTCTTCCAGCGCAAACTGGCGACTGACGATCTGGTGCATAGCCTCTTTACTGAACTGCGCAGCGGCGACCGCTTCGATCTCTCCGCATCACTGGAAGAGGCGCTGGCGCACCCGACCGACAGCCATCCGCCGACCCGTGCGCGTATTGAACAGCTAAACGTCGCGCTGGATGACGCGCTGATGGCGCAAGCGTCGCGCCCGGTCGAGGAGGCAGATTATCTCTGGATGCGTAGCCTGTTTCGCGATGCTTCTGCACTCTCTAAGGCGCTGACCAGCGGCATGGCCAGCGAAGTTGACGCCCATTACGAGGCTTATCAGTCTGAGCTTAAGGATCTCGCTTCCCGCGCCACCGATACGCTGGTGGTCTCCCTGCGCAAGAAAAATTTGTGGATCTTCGTTGGGCTGACGGTGCTCTGTGCGGCGGCTGCGGTGATGGTGTTCACGCTGAGCATTCAGTGGAACTCTTCGGCCAACAGCCCGATGGATATGATTACCTTCGGCCTTGTGGCTGGTTCACTGCTCTTTGCGCTGGCAAGCTGGACGATGTACACCCGCGTGCGCCAGCCGCTCTTTACGTTGACGGCGCAGGGGATTGAGAGCTATCAGCTCAGCGCGCCGTTTATGCTCGACGCGATCGAGAATATTGGCATTCGCAGCATTAACGATTGGGTATTTATCGATCTTTTCTGGCGCGAAGGCTATCAGCCGCCGAAGCTGCTTGTCAGCCGGCTGGTGCGCAACTTCATCTTTGAGCCGAAAAACCGCAAAGTGGTGCTGAGCCTGCCCGGCGGCCTGTTGAAAGGCGAGCAGCGCGAGAAGTTGTCCATCGAGGAGTTTTACGTCGCGCTCAATGAATACGCGGAAAGCGCATGGGCACGCCGGGAGTTGTCGAAACATTCGGCGTGA
- a CDS encoding PTS transporter subunit EIIC translates to MSRAVNALQNFGKSLFGPVLILPIVGLFIAFGNIFGNGNLAEYLPFLGHPLIQHTGQLIAKSAVSVLANLALVFAVGIPVGLASRDKGYAALIGLVTFIVFINAMNVTLQLQGALAPADQMKAAGQGMVLGVQVLEMGVFAGILTGALSGYLYDRYSRVQFSGAMAIYSGHCFVAIIMLPVSMVLGVVMSELWPFAQHGISALALAIKGAGPFGVAVYGFLERILVPTGLHHLVYTPFLYTELGGTAEVCGSSYQGARNIYFAEMACPGVTKLSSTVVWDARGISKMFGLPAAALAMYVTAKPERKAAAKAILIPAALTSLLVGVTEPIEFSFLFIAPLLFVVHAVLTGIGMMLFSLFGVHAIGANGIIDFILYNLPLGTEKSNWPMYLLVGLIMFALYFVTFRFLILRFNMKTPGREEESEETRLYSKQEYQAKGNNDAVGEAIINGLGGRENIEVVDNCYTRLRVTVKDVAAINEPQLKATGAKGVIKQGNNVQVVYGLHVKKMREAVEMFL, encoded by the coding sequence ATGTCCAGAGCCGTGAATGCCCTACAAAATTTTGGTAAGTCCCTTTTTGGCCCGGTGCTCATTTTGCCGATCGTTGGCCTGTTTATTGCCTTCGGTAATATCTTCGGCAATGGCAATCTGGCCGAATACCTTCCCTTTCTTGGTCACCCTCTTATTCAGCATACGGGTCAGTTGATCGCCAAATCCGCCGTTTCGGTGCTCGCCAACCTTGCGCTGGTGTTTGCCGTCGGCATCCCGGTCGGTCTGGCCTCGCGTGATAAAGGCTATGCCGCGCTGATTGGTCTGGTGACCTTTATCGTTTTCATTAATGCCATGAACGTCACGCTGCAATTGCAGGGCGCGCTGGCACCGGCCGATCAGATGAAAGCCGCAGGCCAGGGGATGGTGCTGGGCGTGCAGGTGCTGGAGATGGGCGTTTTCGCCGGGATCCTCACCGGTGCGCTGTCGGGCTATCTCTACGACCGCTACTCCCGCGTGCAGTTTTCCGGCGCGATGGCGATCTACTCCGGGCACTGCTTTGTCGCCATCATTATGTTGCCGGTCTCAATGGTGCTCGGCGTGGTGATGAGCGAACTGTGGCCCTTCGCCCAGCACGGCATCAGCGCGCTGGCGCTGGCGATTAAAGGCGCAGGCCCGTTTGGCGTGGCGGTGTACGGTTTCCTGGAGCGCATTCTGGTGCCGACCGGGCTGCATCATCTGGTCTATACGCCGTTTTTGTATACCGAACTGGGCGGCACGGCTGAAGTGTGCGGCAGCAGCTATCAGGGCGCGCGCAACATCTACTTTGCCGAAATGGCCTGCCCAGGTGTGACCAAACTGAGCAGCACCGTGGTGTGGGATGCGCGCGGCATCAGCAAGATGTTTGGCCTGCCCGCAGCGGCGCTGGCGATGTATGTGACGGCGAAACCGGAGCGCAAAGCCGCGGCAAAAGCGATTTTGATCCCCGCCGCGCTCACCTCGCTGCTGGTTGGCGTCACCGAGCCGATTGAGTTCTCTTTCCTCTTTATCGCCCCGCTGCTGTTCGTGGTGCATGCGGTGCTGACCGGCATCGGCATGATGCTCTTCTCACTCTTCGGCGTTCATGCCATCGGCGCGAACGGCATTATCGACTTCATTCTCTACAACCTGCCGCTCGGCACCGAAAAGTCCAACTGGCCGATGTATCTGCTGGTCGGGTTGATTATGTTCGCCCTCTACTTCGTCACCTTCCGCTTCCTTATTTTGCGCTTCAACATGAAAACGCCGGGACGCGAGGAGGAGAGCGAAGAGACGCGCCTCTACAGCAAACAGGAGTACCAGGCGAAGGGGAATAACGACGCGGTGGGCGAAGCGATTATTAATGGCCTCGGCGGGCGCGAAAATATCGAGGTGGTGGACAACTGCTACACCCGTCTGCGCGTAACGGTAAAAGATGTGGCGGCTATCAATGAGCCGCAACTGAAAGCTACCGGCGCGAAAGGCGTGATTAAACAAGGTAATAACGTTCAGGTGGTCTACGGGCTGCATGTCAAAAAAATGCGAGAAGCTGTTGAGATGTTTCTCTGA
- the sseA gene encoding 3-mercaptopyruvate sulfurtransferase, with protein sequence MSTSFFVAADWLIEHSDDPEIQLIDARMAPVGQEHRDMKAEYRAGHLPGAVFFDIEALSDHTSPLPHMLSRPETFAVAMRELGVCQDKHLVVYDEGNLFSAPRAWWMLRKVGVEKISILAGGLAGWQRDALPLQQGDVALPESDFTANFDPSVVKKVTDVLLASHEGTAQLVDARPAPRFSGEVDEPRPGLKRGHIPGALNVPWVDLVADGELKTTDELLRIFQRQGVDLHKPIIASCGSGVTATVVLLALETLGVNTATLYDGSWSEWGARDDLPVETA encoded by the coding sequence ATGTCCACCTCTTTTTTTGTCGCGGCCGACTGGCTGATAGAACACAGCGATGACCCTGAAATCCAGCTAATTGACGCCAGAATGGCGCCGGTTGGCCAGGAGCATCGCGATATGAAAGCGGAGTACCGCGCCGGACACCTGCCCGGTGCGGTCTTTTTTGATATTGAAGCCCTCTCCGATCACACCTCTCCCCTGCCCCATATGCTCTCTCGCCCGGAGACGTTTGCTGTCGCCATGCGCGAGTTAGGCGTCTGTCAGGATAAACACCTGGTGGTGTATGACGAAGGTAACCTCTTCTCCGCGCCGCGTGCCTGGTGGATGCTGCGCAAGGTTGGCGTTGAGAAGATCTCCATTCTCGCCGGTGGCCTGGCGGGCTGGCAGCGTGATGCCCTGCCGTTACAGCAGGGCGATGTTGCGCTGCCGGAGTCTGATTTCACCGCCAATTTCGATCCTTCTGTAGTGAAAAAAGTGACCGATGTGCTGCTGGCGAGCCACGAAGGCACCGCGCAGCTGGTCGATGCCCGCCCGGCGCCGCGTTTCAGTGGCGAGGTGGATGAGCCGCGCCCTGGACTTAAGCGTGGCCATATTCCCGGCGCGCTGAATGTGCCGTGGGTCGATCTGGTGGCGGATGGTGAGCTGAAAACTACCGATGAACTGCTGCGCATTTTCCAGCGCCAGGGCGTCGATCTGCATAAGCCGATTATCGCCAGCTGCGGCTCCGGCGTGACCGCCACAGTGGTGCTGCTGGCGCTGGAGACGCTCGGCGTCAATACGGCAACGCTCTATGACGGCTCGTGGAGTGAATGGGGGGCGCGCGACGATCTGCCTGTCGAAACCGCGTAG
- the sseB gene encoding enhanced serine sensitivity protein SseB has protein sequence MSETKNELETLLEQAATEPAYRPAFFRTLLDSTVWVPGNAAEGEAVVEESALDIQHWEKDDGTSVIPFFTSLAALQQAIDDEQAFVVMPARTLFEMTLGETLFLNAKLPTGKEFTPREISHLVGEEGSPLSQQEVLEGGTALLLSEVAEPPAQMVDSLTTLFKSIKTVKRAFICSIKEQADAQANLLIGIEAEGDIEEIIHAAGSVATDTLPGDEPVDICQVAEGEKGISHFMLAHITPFYERRWGSFLRDFKTNRII, from the coding sequence ATGTCCGAAACGAAAAACGAATTAGAAACCCTGCTTGAGCAGGCGGCGACCGAACCCGCTTACCGTCCGGCCTTTTTCCGCACGCTGCTCGACTCTACCGTCTGGGTGCCAGGCAATGCCGCAGAAGGCGAAGCGGTGGTGGAAGAGAGCGCGCTCGATATCCAGCACTGGGAAAAAGATGACGGAACCTCAGTGATCCCCTTTTTCACCTCCCTTGCCGCACTGCAACAGGCAATCGACGACGAGCAGGCCTTTGTGGTGATGCCCGCGCGCACGCTGTTTGAAATGACGCTCGGCGAAACCCTGTTCCTTAACGCTAAACTTCCGACCGGGAAAGAGTTCACCCCGCGTGAAATCAGCCATCTGGTTGGTGAAGAGGGCAGCCCGCTCAGCCAGCAAGAGGTGCTTGAAGGCGGTACCGCGCTGCTGCTCTCGGAAGTTGCCGAGCCGCCCGCACAGATGGTCGACTCCCTGACCACGCTGTTCAAAAGCATTAAAACCGTCAAACGCGCCTTTATCTGCTCCATTAAAGAGCAGGCCGACGCGCAGGCAAACCTGTTAATTGGCATTGAAGCCGAAGGCGATATCGAAGAGATCATCCATGCCGCGGGCAGCGTGGCGACCGATACGCTGCCGGGCGATGAGCCAGTTGATATCTGCCAGGTCGCCGAAGGCGAGAAGGGCATCAGCCACTTTATGCTGGCGCACATCACCCCGTTCTACGAGCGCCGCTGGGGCAGCTTCCTGCGCGATTTCAAAACCAACCGCATTATCTAA
- a CDS encoding MurR/RpiR family transcriptional regulator — MDNRLAPLLTRGESLSRAEYRVLAHLTEHPLLVGNITVRALAQATYVSTATIIRLCQKLGFSGFSEFIWHCKQLLADTPHLAEQHHDGVGELPALFQQFMVNYQHTFQWVTEEKRRQFASLLRERESFFLYGAGFSYLFAEYLTKKLQVLGKTAFISGPGDSRNIFLSNAARYQVFIAVSRSGETEQVLDKARIARTVGMTVVAFTRASANSLAALADVHFALYDEAVHFAAEAAGITSFESNLVLLMDLLLLEATQAG; from the coding sequence ATGGATAACCGACTTGCGCCTTTGCTGACGCGCGGGGAGTCACTCTCCCGCGCTGAATACCGCGTGCTGGCTCATCTTACGGAGCACCCGCTGCTGGTGGGCAATATTACCGTGCGCGCGCTGGCGCAGGCGACTTATGTTTCGACAGCGACGATTATTCGCCTCTGTCAGAAGCTGGGATTTAGCGGTTTTAGCGAGTTTATCTGGCACTGCAAGCAGTTGCTGGCGGATACGCCGCACCTGGCGGAGCAGCACCATGACGGCGTCGGTGAGCTGCCCGCTCTGTTCCAGCAGTTTATGGTCAATTATCAGCACACCTTTCAGTGGGTGACCGAGGAGAAGCGGCGGCAGTTTGCCAGCCTGCTGCGCGAGCGGGAGAGCTTTTTTCTCTACGGCGCGGGGTTCTCCTATCTGTTTGCCGAGTACCTGACCAAAAAGTTACAGGTGCTGGGCAAGACGGCGTTTATCTCCGGCCCTGGCGACAGCCGCAATATCTTTCTCAGCAACGCCGCGCGTTATCAGGTGTTTATCGCCGTTTCGCGCAGCGGCGAGACCGAGCAGGTGCTGGATAAGGCGCGGATTGCGCGAACGGTGGGAATGACGGTGGTGGCCTTTACCCGCGCGTCGGCCAATTCGCTGGCGGCGCTGGCGGATGTCCATTTCGCCCTTTACGACGAGGCGGTGCATTTCGCCGCCGAAGCGGCGGGGATCACCTCGTTTGAGTCCAATCTGGTGCTGCTGATGGATCTGCTATTGCTGGAAGCGACGCAGGCCGGGTAG
- the fdx gene encoding ISC system 2Fe-2S type ferredoxin: MPKIVFLPHQDLCPDGAVLEAKSGETILDVALRGGIEIEHACEKSCACTTCHCVVREGFDSLPESSEDEDDMLDKAWGLEPESRLGCQARITDEDLVVEIPRYTINHAREH; this comes from the coding sequence ATGCCTAAAATTGTTTTTCTGCCTCATCAGGACCTCTGTCCGGATGGCGCAGTTCTGGAAGCAAAGAGCGGTGAAACGATTCTGGATGTCGCTCTGCGCGGCGGCATTGAGATTGAACACGCCTGTGAAAAATCCTGCGCCTGCACCACTTGCCACTGCGTGGTGCGTGAAGGGTTTGACTCGCTGCCGGAAAGCAGCGAAGACGAAGATGACATGCTGGATAAAGCCTGGGGTCTGGAGCCGGAGAGCCGTTTAGGCTGCCAGGCACGCATCACCGATGAAGATCTGGTGGTCGAGATCCCGCGTTACACCATCAACCACGCGCGGGAGCACTAA
- the iscX gene encoding Fe-S cluster assembly protein IscX, whose product MGLKWTDSREIGEALYDSRPDVDPTTVRFTDMHQWICELEEFDDDPAASNEKILEAILLVWLDEAA is encoded by the coding sequence ATGGGGCTGAAGTGGACCGACAGCCGTGAAATCGGCGAAGCGCTGTATGACAGCCGCCCGGACGTTGACCCGACCACCGTACGTTTCACCGATATGCATCAGTGGATCTGCGAGCTGGAAGAGTTTGATGACGATCCGGCTGCATCGAATGAAAAAATTCTTGAAGCGATTCTGCTAGTCTGGTTAGACGAAGCAGCATAA
- the pepB gene encoding aminopeptidase PepB, with amino-acid sequence MTEAMKVTLTTQPADARWGEKAAYSINNDGIALHLTGKDDLGLIQRAARKIDGLGIKHVALSGEGWDADRSWAFWSGYKGPKGTRKVEWAQLDEAQQKELDSRLKVIDWVRDTINASAEEVGPEQLAQRAVDLLFSVGGDNVSYRITKGEDLREQNYMGLHTVGRGSERPPVLLALDYNPTGNPDAPVYAALVGKGITFDTGGYSLKQSAFMDSMKSDMGGAALVTGALAFAINRGLNKRVKLWLCCADNMVSGNAFKLGDIIHYRNGKKVEVMNTDAEGRLVLADGLIDASAQKPQLIIDAATLTGAAKTALGNDYHALFSFDDALAGRLLNSAAAENEPFWRLPLAEFHRHQLPSNFAELNNTASAAFPAGASTAAGFLSHFVENYQQGWLHIDCSATYRKSAVEQWAAGATGLGVRTVANLLTAE; translated from the coding sequence ATGACAGAAGCTATGAAAGTCACCCTCACCACGCAGCCCGCTGATGCGCGCTGGGGTGAAAAAGCAGCCTACAGCATCAACAACGACGGCATCGCACTGCACTTAACCGGCAAAGACGATCTTGGCCTTATTCAGCGCGCGGCGCGCAAAATCGACGGCCTCGGCATCAAACATGTCGCCCTGAGCGGCGAAGGGTGGGACGCGGATCGCAGCTGGGCGTTCTGGTCTGGCTATAAAGGGCCGAAAGGGACGCGTAAAGTCGAGTGGGCACAGCTTGATGAAGCTCAGCAGAAAGAGCTGGATAGCCGCCTGAAGGTGATCGACTGGGTGCGCGACACCATCAATGCCTCGGCGGAAGAGGTAGGGCCGGAGCAGCTGGCACAGCGCGCGGTCGATCTGCTCTTCAGCGTTGGCGGCGACAATGTCTCTTACCGCATCACTAAAGGTGAAGATCTGCGCGAGCAGAATTACATGGGGCTGCATACCGTAGGGCGTGGCTCCGAGCGTCCGCCGGTGCTGCTGGCACTCGATTACAACCCGACCGGTAACCCGGATGCGCCGGTCTACGCCGCGCTGGTGGGCAAAGGCATCACCTTTGATACCGGCGGTTACAGCCTGAAGCAGAGCGCGTTTATGGATTCGATGAAATCCGATATGGGCGGTGCGGCGCTGGTGACCGGTGCGCTGGCGTTTGCCATCAACCGTGGTCTGAACAAGCGCGTTAAGCTGTGGCTCTGCTGCGCTGACAATATGGTCAGCGGCAATGCGTTTAAGCTGGGCGATATTATTCACTACCGCAATGGTAAAAAAGTTGAGGTGATGAACACCGACGCGGAAGGGCGTCTGGTGCTGGCAGACGGCCTGATTGACGCCTCTGCGCAAAAACCGCAGCTGATTATCGATGCCGCGACGCTGACCGGTGCAGCGAAAACCGCGTTGGGCAATGATTACCATGCGCTGTTCAGCTTTGATGACGCGCTGGCGGGCCGCCTGCTTAACAGCGCAGCGGCGGAAAACGAGCCGTTCTGGCGTCTGCCGCTGGCAGAGTTCCACCGTCACCAGTTGCCGTCCAACTTTGCCGAGCTGAACAACACCGCCAGCGCGGCCTTCCCGGCAGGGGCGAGCACCGCCGCCGGTTTCCTCTCGCACTTTGTGGAAAACTATCAGCAGGGCTGGCTGCATATCGACTGCTCGGCAACCTACCGTAAATCGGCGGTTGAGCAGTGGGCCGCCGGTGCGACAGGGTTGGGTGTGCGCACCGTTGCCAATCTGTTGACCGCCGAGTAA
- a CDS encoding 6-phospho-alpha-glucosidase has product MVNPPFILSIAGGGSTYTPGIVKSLMVRLEDFPLAEIRLYDIDAERQNTIAPVVEKVIRDHSESIKFTVTNDAETAFRGAHFVFAQMRVGQYKMREQDEKIPLRHGVVGQETCGPGGLAYGLRTILPMVELIDLVERYADKKAWIVNYSNPAAIVAEGVRRLRPHARVLNICDMPVAAMRNMGAILGVDRHQLEVDYFGLNHFGWFTQVRVDGEDRLPALREHVARFGLLTEDAAQTDPQHADPSWVKTWRNIKPIMDHFPEYLPNPYLQYYLMPNEIVDHQDPNYTRANEVMDGREKKLFAAAAEYKQTGILPDAFHVGVHGAFIVDVACSLAFNLRQRHLVIVENKGAIANLPYDAMVEVPAYITSNGPEPVRMGAVPLFHQTLLMQQLASEQLLVEATMEGSYEKALQAFTLNRTVPTMQHAKAILDEMITANQDYWPALQKAWENGKAV; this is encoded by the coding sequence ATGGTTAACCCCCCGTTTATCTTATCCATTGCCGGTGGTGGCAGCACGTATACGCCGGGCATCGTCAAAAGCCTGATGGTGCGGCTGGAGGATTTCCCGCTGGCGGAAATTCGCCTCTACGACATCGATGCCGAGCGGCAGAACACCATTGCGCCGGTGGTCGAGAAGGTGATTCGCGATCACAGCGAGAGCATCAAATTTACCGTCACCAATGATGCCGAAACTGCCTTTCGCGGTGCGCACTTCGTCTTCGCCCAGATGCGCGTTGGCCAGTACAAGATGCGCGAGCAGGACGAGAAGATCCCGCTGCGCCACGGCGTGGTCGGCCAGGAGACCTGCGGACCAGGCGGGCTGGCCTACGGCCTGCGCACCATTTTGCCGATGGTCGAGCTGATCGACCTGGTCGAGCGCTACGCGGATAAAAAAGCCTGGATCGTTAACTACTCCAACCCGGCAGCGATTGTCGCTGAAGGGGTACGCCGTCTGCGCCCGCACGCGCGGGTGCTCAATATTTGCGATATGCCGGTGGCGGCGATGCGCAATATGGGCGCGATCCTTGGGGTCGATCGCCACCAGCTTGAGGTCGACTATTTTGGCCTTAACCACTTCGGCTGGTTTACCCAGGTGCGCGTCGATGGCGAAGATCGCCTCCCCGCCCTGCGCGAGCACGTCGCGCGCTTTGGCCTGCTGACGGAAGATGCCGCCCAGACCGATCCGCAGCACGCCGATCCGTCATGGGTGAAAACCTGGCGCAATATCAAGCCGATTATGGATCACTTCCCGGAATATCTGCCGAACCCCTATTTACAGTACTACCTGATGCCGAACGAGATAGTTGATCATCAGGATCCCAACTACACCCGTGCCAATGAGGTGATGGACGGGCGCGAGAAAAAACTCTTCGCTGCGGCGGCTGAGTATAAGCAGACCGGTATTCTGCCTGATGCATTCCACGTCGGCGTTCACGGGGCGTTTATTGTCGATGTCGCCTGCTCGCTGGCCTTCAACTTGCGCCAGCGTCACCTGGTGATTGTTGAAAACAAGGGCGCGATTGCCAACCTGCCTTACGACGCAATGGTGGAAGTGCCGGCTTACATCACCAGTAACGGGCCGGAGCCAGTGCGCATGGGCGCAGTGCCGCTGTTCCACCAGACGCTGCTAATGCAGCAGCTGGCCTCAGAGCAGCTGCTGGTGGAAGCGACGATGGAGGGGAGTTACGAGAAGGCATTGCAGGCCTTTACCCTTAACCGCACCGTGCCGACCATGCAGCATGCCAAGGCGATCCTTGATGAGATGATTACCGCCAACCAGGATTACTGGCCAGCGCTGCAAAAAGCCTGGGAAAACGGCAAAGCGGTGTAA